The genomic DNA ATCGATTTGGCTTGCTCGGTTAACAATTCATTTCTAAGACCATGCATAGAAACTCTATCAAAATCTTTATTTACCGTAGTCACTAATAAATCTAAATTATAATCTGACTTTTGTAGCACTTTATAAAGAGCTAATGCAGAATCCTTCCCTGAACTCCAGTTAAAATATGTTTTTTTCATAGTAATCGTTTACATAAAAAAAATCCTACAAAAAGTAGGATTTTTTTATTTATTTTCTTTTTTGATGTAAAGAAACTGGCTTTTCAACTTTGGTTACTGGGGTTCCGTATAAATCGTAATCTCCAGCTTCATGAATTTTAATATCTATAAACTCACCAATTTTAATATAATGTTCTTTAGCATCTACAATTACATCATTATCTACATCTGGCGAATCAGATTCTGTTCTTCCGTAGAAAAACTCTCCATCTTTTCTATCGAACAAACATCTAAATGTTTTTCCTATTTTTTCTTGATTCAATTCCCACGAAATTTGAGATTGAATTTCCATAATTTCATTTACTCTTTGAAACTTTACTTCTGCAGGCACATCATCTTCTAAAACATACGCACCAGTATTTTCTTCGTGAGAATATTCAAAAGCTCCCATACGTTCAAAACGCATTTCTTCTATCCAATCTTTTAATTCTTGAAACATTTCTTCTGTTTCTCCTGGATACCCAACAATTAATGTAGTTCTAATTGCCATTTTTGGCACAGTTTCTCTAAATTTATGAATTAATGCAGTTGTTTTTTCATGCGTTGTACCACGTTTCATAGACTTTAACAACTCTGTATTAATGTGCTGTAAAGGGATATCTAAATAATTACACACTTTAGGCTCTCTCTTCATTACATCTAAAACATCCATAGGAAAACCTGTAGGAAAAGCATAATGCATTCTAATCCATTCAATTCCGTTTACTTTAGCCAACGCTTCTAACAAATCGGCTAATGCCCTTTTTTTATAAATATCTAAACCGTAATATGTTAAATCTTGTGCAATTAACATTACTTCTTTAATTCCTTTTTCTGCTAATTTTGTTGCTTCTGTAACAATATCTTCAATAGGTGTAGAAACGTGTTTTCCTCTCATTAAAGGAATTGCACAAAATGAACATGGTCTATCACAACCTTCTGCAATCTTTAAATATGCATAATGTTTTGGTGTTGTTGTTAAACGCTCACCAATTAATTCGTGCTTATAATCTGCTTCTAAAACCTTTAATAAATTAGGTAAATCGTGCGTACCAAAATATTGATCTACATTCGGAATTTCTGCTTCTAAATCTGGTTTATAACGTTCACTTAAACAACCAGAAACAAAAACTTTATCAATTTCTCCTGCTTCCTTTCTTTTGGCGTAATGTAAAATAGTATCAATAGACTCCTCTTTTGCCTTACCAATAAAACCACAAGTATTTATTACAACAATATTTCCATCATCTTCTGGATCTTCATGAACAACATCTTTTCCATTAGCTTTCAATTGTCCCATTAATACTTCAGAATCGTAAATATTCTTAGAACAACCTAAAGTAACAACGTTAATCTTATTTTTTTTGATGGTTTTTGTACGCATATTTGTAGCTTTTTACTAATAGCATTAAGCTTTTAGTAGTATATTTTTATAAAATTTTGTTTCAATCTTCACAAAAATTAAAACGAGTGCAAAAATAGTGCTTTTTAAATGATTGGTATTCTTTCTATTGATAGTTTTTAGGCATTTTTCTCACTTTTGTTAATTGTTCGAAAGCATAACCAATTTCTAGTAATTTTCTTTCGGAAAAAGGGACTCCAATAAATGTTAAACTGATAGGTTCTCCAGATTTTTTATACCCCATTGGAACCGTAAGTGTTGGGTACTTTGCAACTGCTGCAATACCAGAATGATAATTATTGATAGACAAAATGGCATCTAAATTTTCATCCTTTAAAGCTTGGAGAAATTTTCGACCTTCTTTTTCTAAATTATTTTTAATAACCTTTAATTCTTTTAATGTAGTTTTATCTTCTACGATGCCATTAAATAACTGCTGTCCATAAGGCATTCTTAAAACAGAATCTTTTAAATTGAATGAAATAACTTCTTTTACCGATTTTATTACTATTTTTTTATCTGAATATTTTGACAAATATTTAGGTAAATCGTATTTCATATCCATATTTAACAAAGTTGTAAAGCCATCAAAATAAATTTCTGGTGGTGTAATTTCGACAATCTCTACACCTACTTTTCTTAATTTATCAATAGTTAAAGTATAAATAGAGTCTGATAAAAGCGAAACTAAAACACCTAATTTTCTACCTTCAAATTTTTGTTTAAATCCGTTTTGATAATAGTCTTCCTCTATTTTTTTGGAGGCAACATCTCTTCTATCATAACCACGCATTGCATTCATAAAAATTGCGTTGTCAATTACATTTTTTGTCATGGGCCCTGGAGTGTCTAATGTTGACGAAATTGGTACAATTCCTGTTCTACTTAAAACTCCAATAGTTGGCTTTAAACCTACTACAGAATTCAAACTAGATGGTGACGTAATTGAACCTGCAGTTTCTGTACCTACTGCTGCCACAGCAAAATTCGCTGCAATTGTAACGCCACTTCCGGCAGAGCTTCCTCCTGTTTCAAATTGGCCTCTTCCATACGGATTTATAGTTTGTCCGCCTATTGCAGAATACCCCAACGGACAACCAGAACAGAAAAAATAAGCCCATTCACTTAAATTTACTTTTCCTAAAATTAACGCGCCATTTTCACGCAGTTTTTCGACAATAAAAGCATCTTTGGTATTTTTATTTTCTGCCAAAGCAATTGCACCTGCGGTTGTTGGCATGTCTTTGGTATTAATATTGTCTTTTAATAACACAGGCATTCCGTATATAGAGTGCTCGTTATTCTCTTTTTTGTGCTGATCTCTTGCTCTTGCTTCTTTTAAAACATCAGGATTTAAACTGATAATACTATTTAACGATTTTGTCGAATCGCTCTCAAATTTCCGAATTCGGTACAAATAAAACAAGGTTAGTTTTTCGTAAGAAAGTTTTCCATCTTTTATATTTTTTTGAAGCGTAGGAATATCTTGCTCTAAAATAAATGGTTTTAATGCAGTATAGTTTTCCTCTGAAAAATAGGCTAAATCTTCATTAAAAGATTCGAAAACTGTATTCATGTCTAAGTATTTAGATTGAAATAATTTAAATTTCATTCTATTATTTTCATGATTCTGTTGCTTTTCTAAAGCACTAGTTTCGTCATATTTTTTAAAAACAACTAGAGGTAATTTCTCTTTTTGGGGCTGACAGCCAATAACAAAAAAAAAGTAAACTGTAAAAAATAAAAGTTTTTTCATGAGTACAAATTAGAACCTCAAAGATAGTATTTTAAACCTTTTTAAAAACACTTGTTGAATATTGAACTTGCAGAAGTAGAAAAAATAAACATCTTAATCAATTAGATATAAAACTCTTTAAGGATATTAAGTTTGCTATTTGCGAGTTAAAGTTATTTAAATTAGACAAAAAAAAAGGTTATTTAATTACTTCTGAAACAACTATATGAGAAGGAAGTGCCATTGCTGCAATTTCACCTGTAATAAAAGCTAATAACAAATCTATAAAATCTGCTTTAGCAATTGTCTTTTTATTAAATTCTATTGCATTGTTTGTTTTCCCAGCAATTGGGCATTTGTTACACTTATCACAAGAACAGTTTGGTTTGTAGTCTGCCATCTCAATACAAGACATCAGTTCTGTTGTTGATGCATCTTTAAACCACGGGAAGAAGCATTAAGAGTTGTAAAACTACCTAGAACACTATGGATAATTCCCTTATCAGTTTTTTTAGTTTTTCTTTTTAAAACGAAAAGTAAAAAAATAAAAATCCCTATTTATTTTCATTATTTACAGTAGCAAAATTTATAAGCAGTTACTACTCTAATAACAAATAAAATTGTGGTCTATTCTAAAAGGTTATTAATACGAACATTGTTTCTTGCAGGCCTACAATTTCTATTACAGATTTAAAATCAACTGGAATAAAACCAATACTCATAGCTTTATGTTTATAGATTTTCATTTCAATCTTTTCACTAATTTATATTATGTATTTAAATGTTTAAAAAAAAAAAACTACCTTTCAATACAGTGATACTGATTTTTGAACATAAAAAAAACTCCTTTTAAGGAGTTTTTTTTATGTTGTATAGCTTAATTATTTTCTAATTAAAAAAAGAATCTACAAATTCATGTTTGTTAAAAACCTGTAAATCGTCAATTCCTTCTCCTACTCCGATATATTTAACAGGTATTTTAAATTGATCTGAAATACCAATTACAACACCACCTTTTGCAGTACCGTCTAATTTAGTAACTGCCAAAGAAGTAACTTCTGTTGCTAATGTAAACTGTTTTGCTTGCTCAAATGCATTTTGCCCAGTCGATCCATCTAAAACCAATAAAACTTCATGTGGTGCATCTTTAACTACCTTTTGCATTACGCGTTTAATTTTAGTTAATTCATTCATTAAATTAACTTTATTATGTAATCTACCAGCGGTGTCTATTATTACAACATCTGCATTTTGTTTTACTGCAGATGTTAAGGTATCAAATGCTACAGAAGCAGGATCAGACCCCATTTCTTGACGTACAATTGGCACATCTGTTCTATCTGCCCAAACTTGTAATTGATCTATTGCTGCTGCTCTAAATGTATCTGCAGCCCCTAAAACTACTTTTAAACCTTGTTTTTTAAACTGACTTGCTAATTTACCTATTGTAGTTGTTTTACCAACTCCATTAACACCAACAACCATTATAACATAAGGTTTTTTATTTTCTGGTATTGTAAATTCTGTTTCATTACCAAGATTCGTTTCCGATAATAAACTTGCTATTTCTTCTCTAAGAATTTTGTTTAATTCGTCTGTACCAACATATTTGTCTTTAGCAACTCTTGCCTCTATCCTTGTAATAATTTTTAACGTTGTTTTTACGCCAACATCAGATGCTACTAAAATCTCTTCTAAATTATCTAGAACATCATCATCTACTTTAGATTTCCCTGCAACGGCTTTAGAAAGTTTATCAAAAAAATTAGTTTTGGTTTTTTCTAACCCTTTGTCTAATGTTTCTTTTTTTTCTTTTGAAAATATCTTTTTAAAAAAACTCATTTTTATATTTTATACGATACAAACGATACGTTAAAAAACGTGCCATTTGTTGGGTTTGGTCAAATTGTCACTTAAAAATCTCTTTTGTGTTAGCTATAGAAAAAATTTTATAGCTACTACCGAAAGCGTAACCTTTTTAAGGTAACACCCAAAAATACGTAATAATAAGACACAAAAAACTACTTTCTAAAATTAGAAAGTAGTTTTTAATATTTTATGTAGTAAATATTACTTTTTAGCTAAAAAGTCATTTACTTTTTCTGGTTGCATGATCGATTCTACAAATGTATAAGCTCCTGTTTTTGGAGATTTTACCATTTTGATAGCTTTACTTAACCTTTTTGAAGATGTTTGTAACGATGCTACTGTTTTTTTTGCCATTGTCTAAATGTTTTTAATCTATGTGCTCTGTTCTGAGTTCTAGATATATTAATTATTTAATTTCTTTGTGAACAGTCATTTTGTTTAAGATAGAGTTAAATTTCTTAATCTCCATTCTATCAGGACTATTCTTCTTGTTCTTAGTTGTAATGTATCTAGAAGTACCTGGTTTACCAGTTGCTTTGTGCTCTGTACATTCTAATATTACTTGAACTCTATTACCTTTTTTTGCCATCTCTGTATAATTTTAATCTGCTTGAACTTACTTAGTTAAAAATCCGTTAGCTCTCGCTTCTTTTATAACTGCAGAAATTCCTTTCTTGTTAATATTTTTTAAAGCAGACGCAGATACTTTTAAAGTAATCCATTTATCTTCTTCTGGAATGAAAAAACGCTTGGTCATTAGATTAGCGTCAAATTTTCTCTTTGTTCTATTCAAAGCGTGAGAAACATTGTTCCCAACCATTGCTTTTTTACCTGTTAATTCACAAACTCTAGACATCTTTTCGACAGTATTTATAGTGTTATCTCTAAACGAGGTGCAAATATACAACTAAATCTAATTCTGAACAAAACAATTTCGCACATATTTTAAAGAATTTCTTTCTGTAAAATTTCTAATGATTTACTTACCGTTCTATTAATTACCTTTTCTCTTGGTTGTCCAAAGTTAAATTCTTGCACAATTTCTTTTTCATCTGAAATAAAAGCAATGTAAACAACACCTACACTTTTGTCCGTTTTGTCTGTAGTTGGGCCTGCATTTCCTGTTACTGCAATTGCATAATCTGTTTCTAGTTTCTGTTTAACTCCTCTTGCCATCTCCAACGCTACTTCTTTACTTACAACGGTATATTTTTTAATGGTTTCTAAGGAAACATCTAGCAAATTATTTTTCATTTCTGCTGAATAGGCAATTATACTTCCTTTATAATATGCAGATGATCCTGCTACCGAAACCAGATTAGCTGCAATTTGGCCTCCAGTTAAACTTTCTGCTGTAGCAATTGTTTTGTTCCTTTTGGTTAGTAACTCTCCTACCCTTTTTTCTAAAGAACTATCGTCATCTATACCTGTAATAATTTCTGGAATTAATTGATAAATTGCTGTTATTTTTTCGTTTAATGCTGTTTCTAGCACTTCTTTGTTTTCTCCTTTGGCAGATAAACGCAATCGAACTTTACCAAAAGACGGCAAATAAGCCAATTTAATATAGGTAGGTAAATTAGTTTCGAACTCATCAATTCTTTCTGCAATGGTACTTTCTCCTTGCCCATAAGTCATAATTGTTTTATGAATAATGAAAGGCAACTTAAATCGTGTTTGAATTCTTGGTAAAACTTCATTGGTAATTAAACCTTTCATTTCATAAGGAACTCCTGGAAGTGACACAAAGACAGTCTCGTTTTCGTAAAACCACATTCCTGGTGCTGTTCCTAAGTTATTCATTAATAAGGTCGCTTTTGAAGGCAATTGTGCTTGCGTACGTTGAATTTCTTTAAACGGATGGTTTATTTTTTGAAATAGTCCTTTTATATGAGCTACAACTTCTGGATATTCTATAAGCTCGGTATCATTAAAGAATTCTGAAATTGTTTTCTTAGTGATATCATCTTTTGTGGGACCTAAACCTCCTGTAATAATAACAATAGCGACTCTTTCTTGCGCTTCCTTTAGTGCGTTTAAAATATGTTGCTTATCATCTTGAATAGAAGTTATCTGATATACTGAAACTCCTATTTTATTTAATTGCTGGCCAATCCACTGTGAGTTTGTGTCTACAATTTGGCCGATAAGAATTTCATCTCCTATAGTTATTATTTCTGCATTCATTGTTTTTTTTAGAATTTCAGCTCTCACAGTTTTTAAAATCTGTGAGGTCTCAATAATTTACTTCACTCGAATATTAAAAGCTTCCTTACCTGCGATAACTCCTTTTAAGTTATCATTTTCTACAACTTTACCAACTCCTGCTGGTGTTCCTGTAAAAATAATATCTCCTTTTTTTAGGGTGAAGTATTGCGAAACATAAGAGATCAATTCATCCGTTTTCCACAACATTGCATTGGTGTTTCCATATTGAACAATTTCATCATTCTTATACAATTGAAATTGTAAGTTTTCTAAATCGAAGTCTTCCTTCGGATAAAATTCACCCACAACCGCACTTCCATCAAATGCTTTGGCTTTTTCCCAGGGCAAGCCTTTTTCTTTGCAGTTTGCTTGCACATCTCTCGCTGTAAAATCGATTCCTAGTCCGATTTCATCATAATATTTATGTGCAAACTTTGCATCTATATGTTTACCTACTTTATTAATTTTTATTAAAACCTCTACTTCATAATGAACATCATTAGAAAAAGGAGGAATAAAGAACGGATTTTTCCTTGGTAGAATTGCTGAATCTGGCTTTAGAAAAACAACAGGACTTTCTGGTTTTTCGTTTGCTAATTCTTCAATATGTTTTGCGTAATTGCGCCCAATACAAATTATTTTCATAAATAATTACGAATTATAAATTCAGAATTACGAATTAATTTTCTTTCAATTCGTAATTCACAATTAAAAATTAATCAATTGATTATGGTATCCAAACTTTAGGGAAATTAGGTTTTCTCTTTTCAAGAAAAGCATCTCTTCCTTCTTTTGCTTCGTCTGTCATATATGCCAAACGCGTTGCTTCCCCAGCAAAAACCTGCTGACCAACCATACCATCATCTGTTAAATTCATGGCAAATTTTAGCATTTTTATAGAAGTTGGCGATTTCTCTAAAATCTCTTGTGCCCATTCGTAAGCTGTGTTTTCTAGGTCGTCATGCGGAATAACAGCATTTACCATTCCCATATCATACGCTTCTTGTGCAGAATAATTTCTTCCTAAAAAGAAAATTTCTCTTGCTCTTTTTTGTCCAACCATTTTTGCCAAATATGCTGAGCCATAACCACCATCAAAAGAAGTTACATCTGCATCTGTTTGTTTAAAAATAGCGTGCTCTTTACTTGCCAAAGTTAAATCGCAAACAACATGCAAACTATGTCCGCCACCAACTGCCCAACCTGGTACAACTGCAATTACTGCTTTTGGCATAAAACGAATTAATCGCTGCACTTCTAAAATATTTAGTCTGTGATACCCATCTTCACCTACATACCCTTGATGACCACGTGCTCTTTGGTCTCCACCAGAACAGAAAGAATACACTCCATCTTTTGTACTTGGTCCTTCTGCAGAAAGAAGTACAACACCTATCGATGTATCTTCGCCAGCATCATAAAAAGCATCATATAATTCTTTAGTTGTTTTTGGTCTAAAAGCATTTCTAACATTAGGCCTGTTAAACGCTATTCTAGCAACTCCATTACATTTTTTATAGGTAATATCTTCGTATTCTTTAACAGTTTTCCACTCGGGTTGTATCATATTTTTGTATTTTAGACGTTATAAAAGAGAACAAAATATTCTTATCTACAAAAATAAACATTCTAAATGATGATTCAAAAATCGCTTCCATTATTATTCTTATTTTTTTCAGTTTGTGGTTTTTCACAAAAAATTATAAATAAAACAATATCATCTGATTACGTAGATGATAAAAGAGAAATAAAAATATACCTTCCGGAAGGTTATGATGAAAAGGAAAAGAGAAATTACCCGTTAGCAATTGTTTTAGATGCGGAGTACTTGTTTGATGTATATGTTGGAAATGCAGTATTGTTTGCCGCAAAAGATAAAGCGCCAAAACAAATTATTGTGGGTGTTACAATGGCAAAAACCAGAGAAAAAGATACTTATTTCAATATAAACAATGGAAATTTAACAACTGATAATGAGAAGTTTTATCAGTTTATAAAAAATGAAGTCATTTTTGATATTGAAAGTAATTATAAGACTTCGCCCTTTATCTCTATTATTGGTGAAGGAACTTCAGCTAACTTAATTACAAATTTTCTAAGAGAGCAGACTCCGTTTATTAACACTTACATCTGTATAAATCCTAATTTTTCAGATTTTATAGGCGGACAAATGCAAACATATAATTTACCAAGATTCGAGAAAGAAGACAATACTTTTTATTTTTACACAAATAACTCACCCATGCTTTCTGATGCAAAACAAACTAGAATTGGTGAATTACAAAAAGGACTCTCTAACTTGGCTCTTAAAAACTTTAATGTTATTAATGACACCATTCAGACAAAAAGCAGCGTTTCTGCAATTAGCGAAGCCATTCCTAGAGCGCTAACAAAGGTTTTTGAAATTTATTCGGCAATATCTAAAGAAGAGTTTGATAAGAAGGTAAAAGACTTGTCACCTTTAGATGCTATTTCTTATTTAGAGAATAAATATTTAGATATCGAGTTTTTATTCGGAAGTAATTTAGGAATTAGAGAACAAGATATTTTTGCAATCGAAAAGATAATTATTGAAAAAGAAAACGGAGATCAATTATTAAACTTTGGTAAAATGATCTTAAAACTTTTTCCCGCTTCTCCTTTAGGTAACTATTATATTGGTCGCTATTATGAAGAAGGTAAAAACATTAAAAAAGCGCTGTATTACTATAAAATAGGATACGGAAAAATGGATCCTGCAGACCCAAATTCCGATGCCTTTTATGAAAATATACTAAGACTAGGTGGTCGTTAATTTAATTGGTAGTATTTCAGTAGGCATTATCTCCATAAGTTACTGACTAAAATAATGCCTACTGAAGACTATTTTACCAACTCAATTCTATCTTCCTTAATTACAATTAGTTTTTGCTTGTACAAATTACCAACCGCTTTTTTAAATGCTTTCTTACTCATTTTCATATGGAAACGGATAGAATCTGGAGAGCTTTTATCAGTAATTAAAATAAAACCTTCTCTACTATCTTTTAATCTAGCAAGTACTTTATCAACATCAGAATCAATCACATTTCTAAAACCTTGTGGTCTTAAAGAAACGTCTATTTTCCCATCTTCACGAATATTTTTAACATACCCAACAACCTCCATGTTCTCTTCTAATTCCTGAAAAACTTCACTTCTAAAAAGTAAACCATCAAATTCTTCATTAATTAAAACAGTGTACCCTAAACCTGTTTCCGTTTCAATTATTAAATTTACTTTCTCTCCCTCTTTCAAGTTCATTGCGCCTTCTTGCAAATTATCTTCTCCGTCTTGTAAATTATCTTCACCTTCTCGTAAATCCTCTTGTAAACCCATTACTGTATATATTTAAAATATTCCTTTAAAATTAAATCATTTTCTTCACTTGGCGTAAAGATTTCTAATATTTTTGGTTTTTCTGATGTTTCATAAAAACCATTTAACTGTGCCGTTACTGTTTCTGTTGTGTTTGCTATTAAATAATCGA from Polaribacter sp. ALD11 includes the following:
- a CDS encoding putative sulfate exporter family transporter, whose product is MKSALAIVFLLNSIALFVFPAIGHLLHLSQEQFGL
- a CDS encoding DUF4295 domain-containing protein, whose protein sequence is MAKKTVASLQTSSKRLSKAIKMVKSPKTGAYTFVESIMQPEKVNDFLAKK
- a CDS encoding DNA-binding protein, whose protein sequence is MGLQEDLREGEDNLQDGEDNLQEGAMNLKEGEKVNLIIETETGLGYTVLINEEFDGLLFRSEVFQELEENMEVVGYVKNIREDGKIDVSLRPQGFRNVIDSDVDKVLARLKDSREGFILITDKSSPDSIRFHMKMSKKAFKKAVGNLYKQKLIVIKEDRIELVK
- a CDS encoding alpha/beta hydrolase-fold protein; this encodes MMIQKSLPLLFLFFSVCGFSQKIINKTISSDYVDDKREIKIYLPEGYDEKEKRNYPLAIVLDAEYLFDVYVGNAVLFAAKDKAPKQIIVGVTMAKTREKDTYFNINNGNLTTDNEKFYQFIKNEVIFDIESNYKTSPFISIIGEGTSANLITNFLREQTPFINTYICINPNFSDFIGGQMQTYNLPRFEKEDNTFYFYTNNSPMLSDAKQTRIGELQKGLSNLALKNFNVINDTIQTKSSVSAISEAIPRALTKVFEIYSAISKEEFDKKVKDLSPLDAISYLENKYLDIEFLFGSNLGIREQDIFAIEKIIIEKENGDQLLNFGKMILKLFPASPLGNYYIGRYYEEGKNIKKALYYYKIGYGKMDPADPNSDAFYENILRLGGR
- a CDS encoding fumarylacetoacetate hydrolase family protein, whose translation is MKIICIGRNYAKHIEELANEKPESPVVFLKPDSAILPRKNPFFIPPFSNDVHYEVEVLIKINKVGKHIDAKFAHKYYDEIGLGIDFTARDVQANCKEKGLPWEKAKAFDGSAVVGEFYPKEDFDLENLQFQLYKNDEIVQYGNTNAMLWKTDELISYVSQYFTLKKGDIIFTGTPAGVGKVVENDNLKGVIAGKEAFNIRVK
- the rimO gene encoding 30S ribosomal protein S12 methylthiotransferase RimO → MRTKTIKKNKINVVTLGCSKNIYDSEVLMGQLKANGKDVVHEDPEDDGNIVVINTCGFIGKAKEESIDTILHYAKRKEAGEIDKVFVSGCLSERYKPDLEAEIPNVDQYFGTHDLPNLLKVLEADYKHELIGERLTTTPKHYAYLKIAEGCDRPCSFCAIPLMRGKHVSTPIEDIVTEATKLAEKGIKEVMLIAQDLTYYGLDIYKKRALADLLEALAKVNGIEWIRMHYAFPTGFPMDVLDVMKREPKVCNYLDIPLQHINTELLKSMKRGTTHEKTTALIHKFRETVPKMAIRTTLIVGYPGETEEMFQELKDWIEEMRFERMGAFEYSHEENTGAYVLEDDVPAEVKFQRVNEIMEIQSQISWELNQEKIGKTFRCLFDRKDGEFFYGRTESDSPDVDNDVIVDAKEHYIKIGEFIDIKIHEAGDYDLYGTPVTKVEKPVSLHQKRK
- the rpmG gene encoding 50S ribosomal protein L33; this translates as MAKKGNRVQVILECTEHKATGKPGTSRYITTKNKKNSPDRMEIKKFNSILNKMTVHKEIK
- a CDS encoding competence/damage-inducible protein A, with product MNAEIITIGDEILIGQIVDTNSQWIGQQLNKIGVSVYQITSIQDDKQHILNALKEAQERVAIVIITGGLGPTKDDITKKTISEFFNDTELIEYPEVVAHIKGLFQKINHPFKEIQRTQAQLPSKATLLMNNLGTAPGMWFYENETVFVSLPGVPYEMKGLITNEVLPRIQTRFKLPFIIHKTIMTYGQGESTIAERIDEFETNLPTYIKLAYLPSFGKVRLRLSAKGENKEVLETALNEKITAIYQLIPEIITGIDDDSSLEKRVGELLTKRNKTIATAESLTGGQIAANLVSVAGSSAYYKGSIIAYSAEMKNNLLDVSLETIKKYTVVSKEVALEMARGVKQKLETDYAIAVTGNAGPTTDKTDKSVGVVYIAFISDEKEIVQEFNFGQPREKVINRTVSKSLEILQKEIL
- a CDS encoding amidase family protein; protein product: MKKLLFFTVYFFFVIGCQPQKEKLPLVVFKKYDETSALEKQQNHENNRMKFKLFQSKYLDMNTVFESFNEDLAYFSEENYTALKPFILEQDIPTLQKNIKDGKLSYEKLTLFYLYRIRKFESDSTKSLNSIISLNPDVLKEARARDQHKKENNEHSIYGMPVLLKDNINTKDMPTTAGAIALAENKNTKDAFIVEKLRENGALILGKVNLSEWAYFFCSGCPLGYSAIGGQTINPYGRGQFETGGSSAGSGVTIAANFAVAAVGTETAGSITSPSSLNSVVGLKPTIGVLSRTGIVPISSTLDTPGPMTKNVIDNAIFMNAMRGYDRRDVASKKIEEDYYQNGFKQKFEGRKLGVLVSLLSDSIYTLTIDKLRKVGVEIVEITPPEIYFDGFTTLLNMDMKYDLPKYLSKYSDKKIVIKSVKEVISFNLKDSVLRMPYGQQLFNGIVEDKTTLKELKVIKNNLEKEGRKFLQALKDENLDAILSINNYHSGIAAVAKYPTLTVPMGYKKSGEPISLTFIGVPFSERKLLEIGYAFEQLTKVRKMPKNYQ
- the ftsY gene encoding signal recognition particle-docking protein FtsY, with protein sequence MSFFKKIFSKEKKETLDKGLEKTKTNFFDKLSKAVAGKSKVDDDVLDNLEEILVASDVGVKTTLKIITRIEARVAKDKYVGTDELNKILREEIASLLSETNLGNETEFTIPENKKPYVIMVVGVNGVGKTTTIGKLASQFKKQGLKVVLGAADTFRAAAIDQLQVWADRTDVPIVRQEMGSDPASVAFDTLTSAVKQNADVVIIDTAGRLHNKVNLMNELTKIKRVMQKVVKDAPHEVLLVLDGSTGQNAFEQAKQFTLATEVTSLAVTKLDGTAKGGVVIGISDQFKIPVKYIGVGEGIDDLQVFNKHEFVDSFFN
- a CDS encoding 1,4-dihydroxy-2-naphthoyl-CoA synthase, with the protein product MIQPEWKTVKEYEDITYKKCNGVARIAFNRPNVRNAFRPKTTKELYDAFYDAGEDTSIGVVLLSAEGPSTKDGVYSFCSGGDQRARGHQGYVGEDGYHRLNILEVQRLIRFMPKAVIAVVPGWAVGGGHSLHVVCDLTLASKEHAIFKQTDADVTSFDGGYGSAYLAKMVGQKRAREIFFLGRNYSAQEAYDMGMVNAVIPHDDLENTAYEWAQEILEKSPTSIKMLKFAMNLTDDGMVGQQVFAGEATRLAYMTDEAKEGRDAFLEKRKPNFPKVWIP
- the rpmB gene encoding 50S ribosomal protein L28, which gives rise to MSRVCELTGKKAMVGNNVSHALNRTKRKFDANLMTKRFFIPEEDKWITLKVSASALKNINKKGISAVIKEARANGFLTK